The following are encoded together in the Equus przewalskii isolate Varuska chromosome 14, EquPr2, whole genome shotgun sequence genome:
- the FAM110C gene encoding protein FAM110C, which produces MRALPALDAPASQRLLPRDPKAPRAPDDAAGPARRSAVERLAADRAKYVRGLPGVGPRPASEGGSSGASGGQVGDPRAPARVPGPVARRAIARKPLRPDSLVIYRQKCEFVRAPGADSSRGGLVRKLFQGPGRDKTPVPPETSQGAEEGRARAEEAARTKPSPVEAPAARAPATPVGAPPGVPAGARGAGLPGLRRGALQRSQSDLSSRYSASRAESDTFFRYCGLDPEVVEALGRENFSAASDHVALKVRSVSVATSDSGFSRHSSGDEGLQEEELTEQVPSTTSVVERNARIIKWLYTCRKAKEASGQALQGPA; this is translated from the coding sequence ATGCGCGCTCTTCCAGCCCTGGACGCGCCCGCCAGCCAGCGGCTCCTGCCCCGGGACCCCAAGGCACCCCGGGCCCCAGACGACGCGGCGGGACCGGCTCGCAGGAGCGCCGTGGAGAGGCTGGCCGCCGACCGCGCCAAGTACGTGCGGGGCCTGCCCGGGGTCGGCCCGCGCCCCGCTTCCGAGGGCGGCAGCTCCGGGGCGAGCGGAGGGCAGGTGGGCGACCCTCGGGCCCCGGCCCGCGTTCCCGGTCCGGTGGCGCGCAGAGCCATTGCGCGGAAGCCGTTGCGGCCTGACTCGCTGGTCATCTACCGGCAGAAATGCGAGTTCGTCCGTGCGCCGGGCGCCGACAGCTCCCGAGGGGGGCTGGTGAGGAAGCTCTTCCAGGGGCCGGGCAGGGACAAGACGCCGGTGCCTCCCGAGACGTCCCAGGGGGCAgaagagggcagggccagggccgaGGAGGCCGCCCGGACCAAGCCCAGCCCCGTGGAGGCCCCCGCGGCCCGGGCCCCCGCCACGCCCGTCGGGGCGCCCCCCGGAGTCCCGGCCGGGGCGCGGGGTGCGGGGCTTCCGGGGCTGAGGCGCGGGGCGCTGCAACGCTCGCAGTCGGACCTCAGCTCCCGCTACTCTGCGTCCAGGGCCGAGTCTGACACCTTCTTCCGCTACTGCGGCCTGGATCCCGAGGTGGTGGAGGCGCTGGGGCGGGAGAACTTCTCCGCGGCGTCGGACCACGTCGCGCTCAAGGTCCGCAGCGTGAGCGTCGCCACCTCCGACAGCGGCTTCTCCCGGCACAGCAGCGGCGAcgaggggctgcaggaggaggagctgaCGGAGCAGGTGCCCAGCACCACCTCGGTGGTCGAGAGGAATGCCCGCATCATCAAGTGGCTCTACACCTGTAGGAAGGCCAAGGAGGCCTCCGGCCAGGCGCTGCAGGGCCCGGCGTGA